CGCGGACACGAGCACGCCCGGCGACTCGAATCCCACGCTCTCGCGCAGCAGCGCGACGTTCTCCATGCCCGACTCGCGCCACTCGCGGCCGCCCTCGCTGATGGCGTCGATGCGGCCGAAGACGCGGGCGCTGATGGCGGGCCAGTCGACGGCGTCGACCGACGCGCGGATGCCGAGGGCCGCGCCGTCGCGGGTCTCCGCGGCGACGTCGGCCACGTGCACGAGCATCTTCGTGGGGATGCAGCCCGCGTTGAGGCACGTGCCGCCGAAGTGCTCGCCGTCGTCGACGAGGAGCACGCGCTGGTCGGCGAACCGCTCGTCGGCGATGGAGTTGCCGGATCCGGCCCCCACGATCACGAGGTCGTAGTGCTCGTCCTGCTGCGGGTCCTGCGGGGCGTCGGTCATCTGGGTGCTCTCTCCTGCTGCTCGACGACGACGAGCAGGTCGCCCGCGTCGACCTGGTGCGTGGTCGGGACCGCGAGGCGCCCGATGCGCCCCGCGACGGGCGACGTGATGGCCGCCTCCATCTTCATCGCCTCGATCGACGCGACGGCCTGGCCGGCGGCGATGACCTGGCCCTCCTCGACCTTGAGCGTCACGACGCCGGAGAACGGGGCCGCGACGTGGCCGGGCCGCGACGCGTCGGCCTTCTCGGCGACGGCCGCGGTGACGGCGGTGCCGCGGTCGCGCACGAAGACGGGACGCAGCTGGCCGTTCATGACCGCCATGACCGTGCGCATGCCCGACTCGTCGGCGTCGCCCACCGCCTCGAGCCCGATGAACACCTCGACGCCGCGGCTGATCCGCACGACGTGCTCCTGCCCCTGGCGGAGCCCGTGGAGGTAGTCCTCGGTGTCGAGCACGGACAGGTCGCCGAACAGCTCGCGGATGGTCTCGAACTGCTCCGTGGGCTGCGGGAACAGCAGCCGGTTGAGGGTGCGGCGCCGCTCGACGCCCGGAACCTCGAGCGCCCGACGGTCCTCGTCGGACAGGGGCGTGACGCCGATGCGCACGTCGCGACCCTGCAGCACGCGCGTGCGGAACGGCTCGGGCCAGCCGCCGGGCAGGTCGCCGAGCTCGCCGGCCATGAAGCCGACGACGGAGTCGGGGATGTCGTGGTCCTGCGGGTTCTCGGCGAAGTCCCGCGGGTCGACGCGCGCGGCCGCGAGCTGGAGGGCGAGGTCGCCGACCACCTTCGACGACGGCGTGACCTTGGGGATGCGGCCGAGGATCCGGTCGGCGGCGGCGTACATGTCCTCGATGAGCTCGAAGTGGTCGGCGAGGCCGAGCGCGATGGCCTGCTGGCGGAGGTTCGACAGCTGGCCGCCCGGGATCTCGTGCCGGTACACGCGCCCGGTGGGACCGGTCAGCCCGGACTCGAAGGGGCGGTAGAGCCGGCGCACCGCCTCCCAGTAGGGCTCGAGGTCGCTGACCGCGTCGAGGGAGAGGCCCGTGTCCCGCTCGGTGTGCGCGAGGGCCGCGACCAGCGCGGACGCGGACGGCTGGCTCGTGGTGCCCGACATGGGCGCGCTCGCGACGTCGACCGCGTCGGCGCCGGCGCGGCTGGCGGCGAGCAGCGTGGCGAGCTGACCGCCCGCGGTGTCGTGCGTGTGGACGTGCACCGGGAGGTCGAACTCACGACGCAGCGCCGTGACGAGGCGCTCGGCCGCGGCGGGGCGCAGGAGCCCGGCCATGTCCTTGATCGCGAGGATGTGCGCCCCGGCGGCGACGCTCCGCTCCGCGAGCCCGAGGTAGTAGTCCAGCGTGTAGAGGTCCTCGGCCGGGTCGAGCAGGTTGCCCGTGTAGCAGAGCGCGACCTCGGCGACCGTGCTGCCCGTGGCGAGCACGGCGTCGATGGCCGGCCGCATCCGCTCCACGTCGTTGAGCGCGTCGAAGATGCGGAAGACGTCGACGCCCGTGGCGGCCGCCTCGTGGACGAACGCGTCGGTGACCTCGGCGGGGTACGGCGTGTAGCCGACCGTGTTGGCCCCGCGCAGCAGCATCTGGATGGCGATGTTCGGCAGCGCCTCGCGCAGCGACGCGAGCCGCTCCCACGGGTCCTCGCCGAGGAAGCGGAGCGCGACGTCGTAGGTCGCGCCGCCCCACGCCTCGACCGACAGCAGCTCCGGCGTCGTGCGCGCGACGTGCGGCGCGACCGCCACGAGGTCGCGGGTGCGCACGCGCGTCGCGAGCAGCGACTGGTGCGCGTCGCGGAACGTGGTCTCGGTGACGGCGAGTGCGGTCTGCGCGCGCAGGGCCTCGGCGAAGCCGCGCGGGCCGAGCTCGAGCAGGCGCTGGCGGGATCCCGCGGGCACCGGCGCCTGGAGGTCCACGGCGGGCAGCTTGTCGGCCGGGCGGACGTCGGCGGTGCGGGGCCCGTTCGGCTGGTTGACCGTGACGTCGGCCAGCCAGTTGAGGATCTTCGTCCCGCGGTCCTTGGAGACGTTGCTGCGGACGAGGCCCGGACGCTCGTCGATGAAGGCCGTGCTGATGTCGCCGGCCTGGAACGCCGGGTCGTCGAGCACGGCCTGGAGGAACGGGATGTTCGTGGAGACGCCGCGGATCCGGAACTCCGCGAGGGCGCGCTTCGCCCGTGTGACGGCCGCCGGGAAGTCGCGGCCGCGGCACGTGAGCTTCGCGAGCATCGAGTCGAAGTGCGGGCTGATCTGGGCGCCGGTCGCGACGGTGCCGCCGTCGATGCGGATCCCGCCGCCGCCGGGCGAGCGGTACGTCGTGATCTTCCCGGTGTCCGGCCGGAAGCCCTGCGCCGGGTCCTCCGTCGTGATGCGGCACTGCAGCGCCGCACCCCGCAGCACGATGTCGTCCTGGTGCAGGCCCAGCTCGCCGAGGGTCTCCCCCGCCGCGATGCGCATCTGCGACTGCACGAGGTCGACGTCCGTGACCTCCTCGGTGACCGTGTGCTCCACCTGGATGCGCGGGTTCATCTCGATGAAGACGTGCTGTCCCGCGCGCGGCCCCTCGGTGTCGAGCAGGAACTCGACGGTGCCGGCGTTCACGTACCCGATGCTCCGGGCGAACGCGACGGCGTGCGCGTGCATGGAGTCGCGGATCGCCGGATCGAGGCCCGGCGCCGGCGCGATCTCCACGACCTTCTGGTGGCGCCGCTGCACCGAGCAGTCGCGCTCGAAGAGGTGCACGGTCTCGCCTGTCGCGTCCGCGAGGATCTGCACCTCGATGTGCCGGGGCCGGAGCACCGCCTGCTCGAGGAACATGGTCGCGTCGCCGAACGCGCTGTCGGCCTCGCGCATCGCGGCGCGCAGCGCGTCCTCGAGGTCCTCGGGGCGCTCGACCCGGCGCATGCCGCGCCCGCCGCCGCCCGCGACGGCCTTGGCGAAGACGGGGAAGCCGATGCCCTCGGCCTGCGCCAGGAGCAGGTCGACGTCCGTCGACGGGGGCGTGGAGGCGAGCACGGGGACGCCCGCCGCGGTCGCGTGCTCCTTGGCCGTGACCTTGTTGCCGGCCATCTCGAGCACGTCGGCGCCGGGTCCGATGAAGGCGATGCCGGCGGCCGTCGCGGCGCGCGCGAGGCCGGGGTTCTCCGAGAGGAAGCCGTACCCCGGGTAGATGGCGTCCGCGCCCGACTCCTTCGCCACGCGGATGATCTCGTCGACGTCGAGGTAGGCGCGCACCGGGTGGCCCTGCTCGCCGATGAGGTAGGCCTCGTCGGCCTTCAGCCGGTGCATGGATCCGCGGTCCTCGTAAGGGTAGACCGCGACGGTGCGGGCGCCCAGCTCCACGGCGGCACGGAAGGCGCGGATCGCGATCTCCCCGCGATTGGCGACCAGGATCTTCGTGAACATGGCGGGGCCTCTCGTCGATGGGGCGTCGGGACCCGGCGCGTTTAGGTCTTCCCCGAGTATCGACGCTAGCCTGTCCCCCGTGCATGTACTGAGCGTCAGCTCCCTCAAGGGGGGCGTGGGCAAGACCACAGTGACCCTGGGACTGGCGTCCGCCGCCTTCTCCCGCGGCTTGAGGACCCTCGTGGTCGATCTCGATCCGCAGGCCGACGTGTCCACGGGCATGGACATCCAGGTCGCCGGCCACCTCAACGTCGCCGACGTGCTCGCCTCCCCGAAGGAGAAGATCGTCCGCGCGGCGATCGCGCCGAGCGGCTGGACCAAGGGGCGCACCGGCACCATCGACGTCATGATCGGCAGCCCGTCCGCCATCAACTTCGACGGCCCGCACCCCAGCATCCGCGACATCTGGAAGCTCGAGGAGGCCCTCGCGAACGTCGAGGCCGACTACGACCTCGTCCTCATCGACTGCGCGCCCTCCCTCAACGCGCTCACGCGCACCGCGTGGGCGGCGAGCGACCGGGTCACCGTCGTCACCGAGCCCGGCCTCTTCTCCGTCGCCGCCGCCGACCGCGCGCTGCGCGCCATCGAGGAGATCCGCCGCGGCCTCTCCCCCCGCCTGCAGCCCCTCGGCATCATCGTCAACCGCGCCCGCGTGCAGTCGCTCGAGCACCAGTTCCGCATCAAGGAGCTCCGCGACATGTTCGGCCCGCTCGTGCTGAGCCCGCAGCTGCCCGAGCGCACGTCGCTCCAGCAGGCGCAGGGCGCCGCCAAGCCGTTGCACGTGTGGCCCGGCGAGAGCGCGCAGGAGATGGCGCGCAACTTCGACCAGCTGCTCGAGCGCATCATGCGCACGGCGAAGATCGGCGACTACGCGGAGAACGCCGCGCGCTGATCGGGCTGCTCCGCCGACCTGACGCCACTCCTCCTCGAGGGGCGGCGTCCGTCGTCGCGGGCATACGCGTGCAGGGCGAGCCGGTACCGGGATGCCGGACGCCAGGCGGACGGAAGGGCGCTCGGGCCTAGGAGGCCTTGACGGCGCGACGGGCGGCGAGCTCGTCCGTGGGGTCGACCGTCTGGGTGTCGATCTCGACCAGGGAGTGCTCGACCTCGCGGAGGACCTTGCCGACGGCGATGCCGAAGACGCCCTGACCGCGGCTCACGAGGTCGATGACCTCGTCGTTGCTGGTGCAGAGGTAGACGCTGGCGCCATCGCTCATGAGGGTGGTCTGCGCGAGGTCGACGACCCCGGACTCGCGGAGCTGGTTCACGGCGGTGCGGATCTGCTGGAGGGAGATGCCGGTGTCGAGAAGGCGCTTGACGAGCTTCAGCACGAGGATGTCGCGGAAGCCGTAGAGGCGCTGGGTGCCGGAGCCGGAGGCCCCGCGGACGGTGGGCTCGACGAGGCCGGTGCGGGCCCAGTAGTCGAGCTGGCGGTAGGTGATCCCGGCGGCGCGGGCGGCGACGGCACCGCGGTAGCCGGCGCTGGCGTCCATCTCGGGGAGCCCGTCGGTGAACAGCAGACCGAGGTCGTAGCGCCCGGAGTCCGGGGTGGAGTCGCTCATCGTTCTGCCTTCCACCCCACAGCGCTCGCCCCGGTGGGGGTCGTGCGCTGCTCGGGTCGGTTCGTCGGGATCGTGTTCTCACGGTAGCGGGGCCCGCGGGCCCGATCAACGACATCCGGCGGAAGCCCCCGGCGTGTCGTCCCGGCCCTCCGCGGCGCCCCCGTCGGGGGTGCGCATCGACCGCTCCCGCTCGGACCGGCTGGCATGCGGACGGCCCCGGGCGGACACGTCAGTCTACGGGCCGGGCGTCGCCGCGCGAGCCCGGTCAGGACGACAGGCGGCCGAGCGCCGAGCGGATGAGGCTCCCCCGCACGACCTCGAGCTGCGTCGCGATCTCCCGCGCGAGCTCGGCGGCGTGGGCACGGCTCGACGCGTCGCGGCGCCGGGAGACGGGCACGAGGGCCGACTCGATGAGGCTCAGCTCGCGCTCCGCGGCCTGACGGAAGCCGCGGAGGTGCCGCGGCTCGATGCCCGTGCGCTGCAGCTCGACGAGCGCGCGCATCACCTGCACGGCGTCCTCGCCGTAGACCTCGGCGGGCATGAGCACGCCCGCGGTGATGGCGTCGCCCAGCAGCGGCGCGGTGGCGCCCGACTCGCGCACGAGCTCGGCGCGGCTGTACCGGCGCTCCTGGTCGAGCATGGAGGTGGGGGGCGTGGTCGCGCCGCCGGGGAGCGCGGGCGAGAGGCCGGCGTCGAGGTCGCGCAGGTAGGAGCGGATGACCTTGAGCGGGAGGTAGTGGTCCCGCTGCATGCCGAGGACGGTGCGGAGGCGCTCGACGTCGGACGGGCTGAACTTGCGGTAGCCGGACTCGGTGCGCGAGGGCTGCACGAGACCCTGCTCCTCGAGGAAGCGGAGCTTGCTGTTGGTGAGGTCGGGGAACTCCGGGGTGAGGCGCGCCAGCACCTGCCCGATGCTGAGGAGACCGGGGGTGCGGGCTGGCGTCGACCGGGCGGCGGACGCCGGCACTACTCGATCGTCCGGCCGACGAGGTCGGTGCGCGAGGCGTAGAAGGTGAGGCGGAACTTGCCCACCTGGACCTCGGCGCCGTCCTGGAGGAGGGCCGTGTCGATGCGGACGCCGTCGAAGTACGTGCCGTTGAGCGAGCCGAGGTCCTTCACCTGGAACGACGTGCCCTGGCGGACGAACTCCGCGTGACGGCGCGACACGGTGACGTCGTCGAGGAAGATGTCGGCGTCGGGGTGGCGCCCCGCGACCGTGACGTCGGCGTCGAGGAGGAAGCGGGCGCCCTGGTTCGGACCGCGGCGGACGACGAGCAGGGCGGATCCGGACGGGAGCGCCGTGACGGCCTCCTTCTCGTCGGCCGAGACCGCGCCGTCGAGGCCCGCGAGGGCCGCTCCCAGCTCATCGCGGAAGGTCGCCGTGGTGTCCGTGCTCGTGTACTGCTCGGGCAGGCGCGTGGCGCCGTGACCCTCTTCGCGTCCATCCATGGTCGTACCTCCTGTGACCTGACAGCGTAACGGATCGGACACGGCCGGGACCACGCCGGGATCGGCCCGGGCGTGGCCTCGACGCCGCTCAGCGGGAGGTGCCGCGCGGCTCGTCGCCGAGCCCGGGCGCGCGCGTCACGTCGGCCTCGAGCGCCTCGGCGGGCGCCGTCACGTCCGCCTCGTGCTCGGTGCCCATGCTCGTCTCGTCGAACGGGTCGCCGCCGCCGAGGACGAGCGCCACGCGGTCGGCGTCGATGCCGCGGGTCCACGTGCCGATGAGGAGGGTCGCGACGGCGTTGCCGGTGAAGTTCGTGAGGGCGCGCGCCTCAGACATGAAGCGGTCGATGCCGACGATGAGGCCGACGCCGTCCACGAGGTCCGGGCGGTGCGACTGCAGCCCGCCCGCGAGGGTGGCGAGGCCGGCGCCCGTGACGCCCGCCGCGCCCTTCGACGCGATGATCATGAAGACCAGTAGCGAGACCTGCTCGCCGAGCGCCAGGGGGCTGCCGAGCGCGCTCGCGATGAAGAGGGACGCCATCGTGAGGTAGATGGCCGTGCCGTCGAGGTTGAACGAGTAGCCGGTGGGCACCGTGATGCCGACGACGGGCTTGGAGACGCCGACGTGCTCCATCTTCGCGATGAGGCGGGGCAGCGCGACCTCGGAGGAGGACGTCGACACGATGAGCAGGTACTCGCGGCCCAGGTACCTCATCAGCCGGAAGATGCTGACGCGGGCGACGAACCACAGCAGCGTGCCCAGCACCACCACGATGAACAGCGCGCACGTGATGTAGAAGCCGATCATCAGGGTCGCCAGGCTGATGACGGCCTGGATCCCGGTCGCGCCGACGACCGCGGCGATGGCGCCGAACGCGCCGAGCGGGGCGACCCACATCACCATGCTGAGGATGCGGAACACGAGGACCTGGATGTTGCGGATCCCCTCGAGCACCGGCTCGCCGCGCTTCCCGAGCTGCTGCAGCGCGAAGCCGACGAGCAGCGCCACGAACAGGGTCTGCAGGATGCTGCCCGAGGTGAGCGACGAGAGGAGCGACGTCGGGATGATCGAGAGGAGGAAGTCCTTCTCGTCGGTCGCCTCCGTGGAGCCCTCCGGCGCCCGCAGGCCGCTGAGGTCGAGGCCCTCGCCCGGGTGGATGAGGTTGCCGACGACCAGGCCGATCGCCAGCGCGAACGTGGACATGACGATGAAGTAGAGGAGCGCGAGCCCGCCGACGCGGCCGACGGTGGCGGCCTTGGCCACGGATCCGACGCCGAGCACGATCGTGCAGAAGATGATGGGCGCGATCATCATCTTGATGAGGGCGACGAACGCGTCGCCGATCGGCTTGAGGGCCACGCCCGCCTCGGGGGCGACGAGCCCGACGGTGACGCCGAGGAGCACCGCCACGATGACGGCGATGTAGAGGTAGTGCTGGCGGTCCAGGCGGCGGAGCGCGGCGATGGGGTTGGTCATGGGACGTCCTTGTCTCGTGAGCGGCGTCGGCACGCGGGGTGCACGACGGTCCCCGTCAGCATGTCCGACGCGCGGGCGGGGCCCGGCGTTGTGTTCATAATGTTCCTGCCGGGGCGACTGCCGCGGGGGCGAGGAGGCGGCATGTCCCGACGCGCGCTCGCCGACCGCAGCCGACCCCCGCGCCCGGGCCGGCCGCGCCTCGGCCGGCCGCGCCTGGGTCGGCCGCGCGGCATCGCGGCGCGTCTGCTCGCCGTCCAGCTCGCGGTGCTGCTCGTCGTCGCGGTCGTCGCGACCGCGGCGCTCTTCGCCGACTCGCGACAGCGGGCCGAGCAGGCCGCCGCCGACCGGAGCCTCGCCGTGGCGACCACGGTGGCCGACGCGCCGCGGGTCGCGGAGGGGCTCGCGTCGGCGGATCCCACGGGCGCTCTGCTCGACTACTCGCTCGACGTGACGCGCGACACCGGGGTCGACTTCGTCACGATCATGGACCGCGACACCGTGCGGGTCACGCACCCCGACCCCGACGAGATCGGCGGCCGCTACCTCGGCACCACGGGACCCGCGCTCGCCGGGCGCCCCATGACGGAGACCTCCACGGGGACGCTCGGGCCGAGCGTCCGGGCCGTCGTCCCCGTGCGCGACGCGGCGGGCGGGATCGTCGGGCTCGTCGCCGCTGGCGTCACCGTGGAGCGCGTGACCGAGGTGCTGGGCGCGCGCCTGCCGGGGCTCGTCGGCACGGTCGGCGCGCTCGCGCTGCTGCTCGCGGCCGGTGCCGTGCTCCTCAGCCGCTCGCTCGAGCGGACCACCTGGGGGCTCGGGCCCGAGGAGATGGCGCGGATGCTCGCGTACCACGAGTCGGTGCTGCACTCCGTCGGCGAGGGCATCGTGCTCGTCGACCGCGACCGGCGGCTCGCGCTCCACAACGACCCGGCGGCCGAGCTGCTCGGGCTGGACCTGGATCCGGCGGACGGGCCCGTCGACGTCGCCGCGCTCGGCCTGCCCGCGGCCCTCGAGCGGCTGCTCGCGTCCGGCGCGTCGGCCGACGAGGTCGTGCACCTGCCGTCGGGCCGCGTGCTCGTCGTCACCCAGCGGCCCGCGCTGCCCACGGGACGCACGGGGAGCGCCGCGCGGCTGGGCACGGTCACGACGCTGCGGGACCGGACGGAGATCCAGCGGCTGTCGGGCGAGCTGGCGACGCTCCGGACGCTGTCGGATGCGATGCGCGCGCAGACGCACGAGTTCGCGAACCGGCTGCACACGATCGTCTCGCTCATCGAGCTGGAGCGGCCGCGCGAGGCGCTGGCCCTCGCGGCGGCGGAGCTGGAGACCGACCGGCGGGCGTCCAAGGGCGGGCTCGCCGAGGACGCGGATCCCGTCGTGCGGGCGCTCGTGCGCGGCAAGGCGGCGCAGGCGGCGGAGCGCGGGGTGGAGCTGACGGTGCGCGTCGCCGCCGGCACGGGCGACCCCGGCGTGCCCGCGCCCGAGCTCGTGACCATCGTCGGCAACCTCGTCGACAACGCCGTCGACGCGGCCGCGGACCCCTCGGGGGCGACCGCCCGCGGCGACGACCGGGGCCGCGTCGAGCTCGCGCTGTCGCGGACGGCGGCGGGCGCGCTCGTGATCGAGGTCCAGGACGACGGGCCGGGCGTGGATCCCGTCGTGCGGCCCCGGGTGCTGGAGTACGGCGTGACGACGAAGGCGGCCGAGGACGGGCCGCGCGGCGTGGGGCTCGCCCTCGTGGCGCGCTCGGCGGCGCGGCTCGGCGGAACGGTCGAGGTGGGCGACGCGGACGCCCGGCTCGGCGGCGCGCGCCTGCGGGTCGTCCTGCCTGCGGACACGGGCTCGCCGGCCGACGTCGGCGCGGCCGGGGCGCGCGCGTGATCCGCGTCCTGGTCGTCGACGACGATGTGCTCACCGCGGAGGCCCACGCCGCCTACGTCGGTCGGCTCGACGGCTTCGCGGTGGCGGGCGTCGCGCACACGGGCGGCGAGGCGCTGCGGATCCTCGCGGAGTCCGGCGCGGGAGCGGAGGCCGGCGCGGACGCCGGGGCCTCCGCCGGGATCGACCTCGTGCTCCTCGACATGACCCTGCCCGACATGCACG
This is a stretch of genomic DNA from Clavibacter zhangzhiyongii. It encodes these proteins:
- a CDS encoding pyruvate carboxylase, whose translation is MFTKILVANRGEIAIRAFRAAVELGARTVAVYPYEDRGSMHRLKADEAYLIGEQGHPVRAYLDVDEIIRVAKESGADAIYPGYGFLSENPGLARAATAAGIAFIGPGADVLEMAGNKVTAKEHATAAGVPVLASTPPSTDVDLLLAQAEGIGFPVFAKAVAGGGGRGMRRVERPEDLEDALRAAMREADSAFGDATMFLEQAVLRPRHIEVQILADATGETVHLFERDCSVQRRHQKVVEIAPAPGLDPAIRDSMHAHAVAFARSIGYVNAGTVEFLLDTEGPRAGQHVFIEMNPRIQVEHTVTEEVTDVDLVQSQMRIAAGETLGELGLHQDDIVLRGAALQCRITTEDPAQGFRPDTGKITTYRSPGGGGIRIDGGTVATGAQISPHFDSMLAKLTCRGRDFPAAVTRAKRALAEFRIRGVSTNIPFLQAVLDDPAFQAGDISTAFIDERPGLVRSNVSKDRGTKILNWLADVTVNQPNGPRTADVRPADKLPAVDLQAPVPAGSRQRLLELGPRGFAEALRAQTALAVTETTFRDAHQSLLATRVRTRDLVAVAPHVARTTPELLSVEAWGGATYDVALRFLGEDPWERLASLREALPNIAIQMLLRGANTVGYTPYPAEVTDAFVHEAAATGVDVFRIFDALNDVERMRPAIDAVLATGSTVAEVALCYTGNLLDPAEDLYTLDYYLGLAERSVAAGAHILAIKDMAGLLRPAAAERLVTALRREFDLPVHVHTHDTAGGQLATLLAASRAGADAVDVASAPMSGTTSQPSASALVAALAHTERDTGLSLDAVSDLEPYWEAVRRLYRPFESGLTGPTGRVYRHEIPGGQLSNLRQQAIALGLADHFELIEDMYAAADRILGRIPKVTPSSKVVGDLALQLAAARVDPRDFAENPQDHDIPDSVVGFMAGELGDLPGGWPEPFRTRVLQGRDVRIGVTPLSDEDRRALEVPGVERRRTLNRLLFPQPTEQFETIRELFGDLSVLDTEDYLHGLRQGQEHVVRISRGVEVFIGLEAVGDADESGMRTVMAVMNGQLRPVFVRDRGTAVTAAVAEKADASRPGHVAAPFSGVVTLKVEEGQVIAAGQAVASIEAMKMEAAITSPVAGRIGRLAVPTTHQVDAGDLLVVVEQQERAPR
- a CDS encoding ParA family protein; protein product: MHVLSVSSLKGGVGKTTVTLGLASAAFSRGLRTLVVDLDPQADVSTGMDIQVAGHLNVADVLASPKEKIVRAAIAPSGWTKGRTGTIDVMIGSPSAINFDGPHPSIRDIWKLEEALANVEADYDLVLIDCAPSLNALTRTAWAASDRVTVVTEPGLFSVAAADRALRAIEEIRRGLSPRLQPLGIIVNRARVQSLEHQFRIKELRDMFGPLVLSPQLPERTSLQQAQGAAKPLHVWPGESAQEMARNFDQLLERIMRTAKIGDYAENAAR
- a CDS encoding MerR family transcriptional regulator; the protein is MSDSTPDSGRYDLGLLFTDGLPEMDASAGYRGAVAARAAGITYRQLDYWARTGLVEPTVRGASGSGTQRLYGFRDILVLKLVKRLLDTGISLQQIRTAVNQLRESGVVDLAQTTLMSDGASVYLCTSNDEVIDLVSRGQGVFGIAVGKVLREVEHSLVEIDTQTVDPTDELAARRAVKAS
- a CDS encoding MerR family transcriptional regulator, yielding MPASAARSTPARTPGLLSIGQVLARLTPEFPDLTNSKLRFLEEQGLVQPSRTESGYRKFSPSDVERLRTVLGMQRDHYLPLKVIRSYLRDLDAGLSPALPGGATTPPTSMLDQERRYSRAELVRESGATAPLLGDAITAGVLMPAEVYGEDAVQVMRALVELQRTGIEPRHLRGFRQAAERELSLIESALVPVSRRRDASSRAHAAELAREIATQLEVVRGSLIRSALGRLSS
- a CDS encoding FHA domain-containing protein, yielding MDGREEGHGATRLPEQYTSTDTTATFRDELGAALAGLDGAVSADEKEAVTALPSGSALLVVRRGPNQGARFLLDADVTVAGRHPDADIFLDDVTVSRRHAEFVRQGTSFQVKDLGSLNGTYFDGVRIDTALLQDGAEVQVGKFRLTFYASRTDLVGRTIE
- a CDS encoding cation:dicarboxylate symporter family transporter, translated to MTNPIAALRRLDRQHYLYIAVIVAVLLGVTVGLVAPEAGVALKPIGDAFVALIKMMIAPIIFCTIVLGVGSVAKAATVGRVGGLALLYFIVMSTFALAIGLVVGNLIHPGEGLDLSGLRAPEGSTEATDEKDFLLSIIPTSLLSSLTSGSILQTLFVALLVGFALQQLGKRGEPVLEGIRNIQVLVFRILSMVMWVAPLGAFGAIAAVVGATGIQAVISLATLMIGFYITCALFIVVVLGTLLWFVARVSIFRLMRYLGREYLLIVSTSSSEVALPRLIAKMEHVGVSKPVVGITVPTGYSFNLDGTAIYLTMASLFIASALGSPLALGEQVSLLVFMIIASKGAAGVTGAGLATLAGGLQSHRPDLVDGVGLIVGIDRFMSEARALTNFTGNAVATLLIGTWTRGIDADRVALVLGGGDPFDETSMGTEHEADVTAPAEALEADVTRAPGLGDEPRGTSR
- a CDS encoding sensor histidine kinase gives rise to the protein MSRRALADRSRPPRPGRPRLGRPRLGRPRGIAARLLAVQLAVLLVVAVVATAALFADSRQRAEQAAADRSLAVATTVADAPRVAEGLASADPTGALLDYSLDVTRDTGVDFVTIMDRDTVRVTHPDPDEIGGRYLGTTGPALAGRPMTETSTGTLGPSVRAVVPVRDAAGGIVGLVAAGVTVERVTEVLGARLPGLVGTVGALALLLAAGAVLLSRSLERTTWGLGPEEMARMLAYHESVLHSVGEGIVLVDRDRRLALHNDPAAELLGLDLDPADGPVDVAALGLPAALERLLASGASADEVVHLPSGRVLVVTQRPALPTGRTGSAARLGTVTTLRDRTEIQRLSGELATLRTLSDAMRAQTHEFANRLHTIVSLIELERPREALALAAAELETDRRASKGGLAEDADPVVRALVRGKAAQAAERGVELTVRVAAGTGDPGVPAPELVTIVGNLVDNAVDAAADPSGATARGDDRGRVELALSRTAAGALVIEVQDDGPGVDPVVRPRVLEYGVTTKAAEDGPRGVGLALVARSAARLGGTVEVGDADARLGGARLRVVLPADTGSPADVGAAGARA